In Rhipicephalus microplus isolate Deutch F79 chromosome 9, USDA_Rmic, whole genome shotgun sequence, one genomic interval encodes:
- the LOC119163592 gene encoding transmembrane protein 121B, which produces MPLSADSGGVRKLLRSVLARCCSLTHLVAIFDVLVLLVAVIFQGSTLDFYLIQHNQGSVAWYFWFLADFLVLIGIMSAVFLARRHFRRLALSPDQPDDATPEPEPPHPLLGRFPLCYLSWLLYALLLVAKVVLLFRMDVAQKLQDDNVYGSQFLKAVVAVAAVVFLLLVESHNEAGASSEQRTYLHSLCTGTTFEVLDSVTFLGLLFPNETHLALTYPLENAVLALTCVNFVLPTLALFKLSQCEFGQLPRPLGLKLLYKVLHMCLINVPYLGIRIYLWSFFGHDVSLFLIKNLLGIYSALRTLIPELRLYIFLLSNRRRSHTCIAADPIELKVICEKDDRHGDNDGVPGRSVGNVL; this is translated from the exons CCGCTGAGCGCAGACTCTGGTGGGGTGAGGAAGCTGCTCCGGTCGGTGCTGGCCCGGTGCTGCTCCCTGACGCACCTGGTGGCCATCTTCGACGTGCTGGTCCTTCTGGTGGCGGTCATCTTCCAGGGCTCGACGCTCGATTTCTATCTGATCCAGCACAACCAGGGCTCGGTCGCCTGGTACTTCTGGTTCCTCGCAGACTTTCTCGTCCTCATTGGCATCATGTCGGCCGTCTTCCTGGCGCGCCGCCACTTCCGCCGGTTGGCGCTCTCTCCC GACCAACCAGACGATGCCACGCCCGAGCCAGAACCGCCGCACCCGCTCCTGGGCCGCTTCCCACTGTGCTACCTGTCGTGGCTGCTGTACGCTCTGCTGCTGGTGGCCAAAGTGGTCCTGCTGTTTCGCATGGACGTGGCACAGAAACTGCAAG ATGACAACGTGTATGGCTCCCAGTTTCTCAAGgcagtggtggcggtggcggccgTGGTCTTTCTGCTGCTCGTCGAGAGTCACAACGAGGCGGGCGCCAGCTCGGAGCAGCGCACCTACCTGCACTCGCTGTGCACGGGCACCACCTTCGAGGTGCTGGACAGCGTCACCTTCCTGGGGCTGCTGTTCCCCAACGAGACCCACCTGGCGCTGACGTACCCGCTCGAGAACGCCGTGCTCGCGCTCACATGTGTCAACTTTGTGCTGCCCA CCCTCGCCCTTTTCAAGTTGAGCCAGTGCGAGTTTGGCCAGCTGCCGCGTCCCCTCGGTCTCAAGCTGCTCTACAAGGTCTTGCACATGTGCCTCATCAACGTGCCCTACCTGGGCATACGCATTTACCTCTGGAGTTTCTTCGGCCACGACGTCTCGCTCTTCCTTATCAAGAACCTGCTTGGCATCTACTCCGCGCTGCGCACGCTCATCCCCGAGCTGCGCCTCTACATCTTTCTTCTCTCCAACCGGCGTCGAAGCCACACCTGCATCGCCGCCGATCCCATCGAGCTCAAGGTCATCTGCGAAAAGGACGACCGGCACGGGGACAACGATGGGGTGCCCGGCCGATCGGTCGGGAATGTGCTCTAG